The following DNA comes from Halalkaliarchaeum sp. AArc-CO.
GATCTTCGTCAGCGACGCCCACCTCGCGGGTTCGGATCGCCTCACAGAGCTCGGCGAGAGCGTCGACGGCGGCGTCGTGATCGTGGTGGCCGGTGAAAAGGGCAGGCAAGCGTTTTCCGCCGGGACCGGCATGGACGCGATGGCGTTCGCAAAGGAGGCGATGGGAACGGAGGGGACGATCGCCCCGCGGCTCGACGCCGGCGTCTGTCCGGTAGCCGACGGGACGGAGGGAACCGAAGCCGAC
Coding sequences within:
- a CDS encoding DUF5807 family protein, encoding MSKLDAFLAGKRLDDVAIFVSDAHLAGSDRLTELGESVDGGVVIVVAGEKGRQAFSAGTGMDAMAFAKEAMGTEGTIAPRLDAGVCPVADGTEGTEADHEPEFVFAFAEEKNEEVGGLYAEGDVIHAYARCSCGESYSHKWVVGDRGV